One window from the genome of Faecalibacterium sp. HTF-F encodes:
- a CDS encoding FtsW/RodA/SpoVE family cell cycle protein, with the protein MPKAAAHGVHTHKGRGLPLRRLPAMDLPFLVLVLTLVGFGLVMLGSASSAVALYRRNDAFAYLRPQLLYAALGIGAMWAASRVDYHIYHKLAWPLLGLSMVLLTAVLFMPEYNGCKRWLVLPGLGTLQPSEIAKFAVVLVFAHIISLNHDRMGSFAVGVLPFALVLGVVAVLMLLEPHLSGTVLILCIGAVLMFVGGTGLRWFVLAAVGGAAAIGAAIAIMPDLVPYAASRLSSWLDPFADPLGDGHQTIQSLYAIGSGGAAGLGLGSSRQKHLFVPEPQNDFIFSILCEELGFVGACGVILLFALLLWRGVTLAAHAPDRFGALLVVGFVVQVALQAVLNMAVVTNTIPNTGISLPFFSSGGTSLMMLLGEMGIVLSVSRGEM; encoded by the coding sequence ATGCCGAAAGCCGCAGCCCACGGGGTGCACACCCACAAAGGGCGGGGCCTGCCGCTGCGCCGTCTGCCAGCCATGGACCTGCCCTTTCTGGTACTGGTGCTCACGCTGGTGGGGTTCGGCCTTGTGATGCTGGGCAGTGCCAGCAGTGCCGTGGCACTGTACCGGAGGAACGATGCCTTTGCCTACCTGCGGCCCCAGCTGCTGTATGCGGCGCTGGGCATCGGGGCCATGTGGGCGGCCAGCCGGGTGGATTACCACATCTATCATAAGCTGGCATGGCCGCTGCTGGGGCTTTCCATGGTGCTGCTGACAGCGGTGCTCTTTATGCCGGAGTACAACGGCTGCAAACGCTGGCTGGTGCTGCCGGGCCTTGGAACGCTGCAGCCCAGCGAGATCGCCAAGTTTGCGGTGGTGCTGGTGTTTGCGCATATCATTTCCCTCAATCACGACCGCATGGGCAGCTTTGCAGTAGGGGTGCTGCCCTTTGCGCTGGTGCTGGGGGTGGTGGCAGTGCTCATGCTGCTGGAACCGCACCTCTCCGGCACGGTGCTGATCCTGTGCATTGGTGCGGTGCTGATGTTCGTGGGCGGCACCGGGCTGCGGTGGTTCGTGCTGGCGGCGGTGGGCGGCGCAGCGGCCATCGGTGCGGCCATTGCCATCATGCCGGACCTTGTGCCCTATGCAGCCAGCCGCCTGAGCTCATGGCTGGACCCCTTTGCGGACCCGCTGGGGGACGGCCACCAGACCATCCAGAGCCTGTACGCCATCGGCAGCGGGGGCGCAGCGGGGCTGGGCCTTGGCAGCAGCCGCCAGAAGCACCTGTTCGTCCCCGAGCCCCAGAACGACTTTATCTTTTCCATCCTGTGCGAGGAGCTGGGCTTTGTGGGGGCCTGTGGGGTGATCCTGTTGTTTGCGCTGCTGCTGTGGCGGGGCGTCACACTGGCGGCCCACGCGCCGGACCGGTTCGGGGCGCTGCTGGTGGTGGGCTTTGTGGTGCAGGTGGCCCTGCAGGCGGTGCTGAACATGGCCGTTGTCACCAACACCATCCCCAACACCGGCATCAGCCTGCCGTTTTTCTCCTCCGGCGGCACCAGCCTGATGATGCTGCTGGGCGAAATGGGCATCGTGCTGTCGGTGTCCCGCGGAGAGATGTAA
- a CDS encoding UDP-N-acetylglucosamine 1-carboxyvinyltransferase, with translation MGGDLIITGGVPLNGTVRIPAAKNSVLPLLAASLLCSGTVRLLAVPQLADVDASLVLLRGAGCTARWQGSDITVQSMPSVCRLVPEAAAQMRASILFCAPLLARLGRVETVLPGGCRIGARPIDLHLSGLTQMGAHCCEEGTRLILTAPAGLRGADITLGFPSVGATETLLLAAVCAQGETVLRGAAREPEIVDLAAFLNRCGGCVQGAGTGTVRVQGRRVLYGCSFAPMADRIVASTLACACAAAGGRVELTGCAPAVYAPLLEILAQMGCGIETGPESAVIVRSGALHGAGRVFTGVYPALATDAAPLLAAAMLCADSVSSIEDVVFERRFACADGFAAFGADVQVQQRTLHIRPVRQLQGAEAAAPDLRGGAALVIAALAARGRSRIADTGHIDRGYACFVQMLAELGAQIEREMPCGSTCEKKTPSKKQI, from the coding sequence ATGGGCGGAGATCTGATCATTACAGGCGGTGTGCCGCTGAACGGTACGGTGCGCATCCCTGCAGCCAAAAACAGTGTCCTGCCGCTGCTGGCGGCGTCCCTTCTGTGCAGCGGCACGGTGCGGCTGCTGGCGGTGCCGCAGCTTGCGGATGTGGACGCCAGCCTTGTCCTTTTGCGGGGTGCAGGCTGCACGGCCCGCTGGCAGGGCAGTGACATCACGGTGCAAAGCATGCCGTCGGTCTGCCGTCTGGTGCCAGAGGCCGCAGCACAGATGCGGGCGTCCATCCTGTTCTGCGCACCGCTGCTGGCACGGCTTGGCCGGGTGGAGACTGTTCTGCCCGGCGGGTGCCGCATTGGCGCAAGGCCCATCGACCTGCATCTTTCCGGCCTTACGCAGATGGGGGCACACTGCTGCGAGGAGGGAACACGGCTGATCCTGACCGCCCCGGCGGGGCTGCGTGGTGCGGACATCACGCTGGGGTTCCCCAGTGTGGGGGCCACCGAAACGCTGCTGCTGGCGGCTGTCTGCGCACAGGGCGAAACCGTACTCCGTGGTGCGGCGCGGGAGCCGGAGATCGTCGATCTGGCGGCATTCCTGAACCGCTGCGGTGGCTGCGTGCAGGGGGCAGGCACCGGCACGGTCCGGGTGCAGGGACGGCGGGTGCTGTACGGCTGCAGCTTTGCGCCCATGGCAGACCGCATCGTGGCCTCCACCCTTGCCTGTGCCTGTGCGGCGGCAGGCGGCAGGGTGGAGCTGACCGGCTGCGCGCCTGCAGTTTATGCGCCGCTGCTGGAAATTCTGGCACAAATGGGGTGCGGCATAGAAACCGGGCCCGAAAGTGCGGTCATTGTCCGGTCCGGTGCGCTGCATGGGGCGGGCAGGGTGTTCACGGGGGTGTATCCGGCACTGGCCACCGACGCAGCCCCGCTGCTGGCGGCAGCGATGCTGTGCGCCGACAGCGTGAGCAGCATCGAGGATGTGGTGTTTGAGCGGCGGTTTGCCTGCGCAGATGGGTTTGCGGCCTTTGGAGCGGATGTACAGGTGCAGCAGCGTACGCTGCACATCCGGCCGGTGCGGCAGCTGCAGGGCGCGGAGGCGGCGGCCCCGGACCTGCGCGGCGGGGCAGCGCTGGTGATCGCGGCGCTGGCGGCAAGAGGCCGCAGCCGCATTGCAGACACCGGCCATATCGACCGCGGATATGCCTGTTTTGTGCAGATGCTGGCGGAACTTGGGGCCCAAATTGAGCGGGAAATGCCGTGCGGGAGCACCTGTGAGAAAAAAACACCTTCAAAAAAGCAAATTTGA
- the ftsZ gene encoding cell division protein FtsZ — protein sequence MALMLDEEMDENVTTIKVIGVGGGGGNAVNRMVSDGLQGVEFIAMNTDQQALAKNHAATKVQLGSKLTKGRGAGADPEIGQRAAEESKDEIANALKGSQMVFITAGMGGGTGTGAAPVVAEVAHDLGILTVGIVTKPFSFEGKRKMGLAEQGIANLLMHVDSLIVIPNERLKMISQEKITLMNAFQAADNVLRQGVESISALINVPAFINLDFADVRSIMKDAGYAHMGVGSAKGAGKAENAAKAAISSPLLETSIAGAHGVIINITSSPDIGLEDVETAAGLITQSAHPDANIIWGTAFDENLSDEMRVTVVATGFDNKSANDLRSSISNAMGGAQSTPSAVFSSEAAAQEPSAAAPAASAAAKPVEEDNSDNGYYDQLMAMLNKRR from the coding sequence ATGGCACTCATGCTCGATGAAGAAATGGACGAAAACGTTACGACGATCAAGGTGATCGGTGTTGGCGGCGGCGGCGGCAACGCAGTCAACCGCATGGTCAGCGATGGCCTGCAGGGCGTTGAATTTATCGCAATGAACACCGACCAGCAGGCTCTGGCCAAGAACCACGCTGCCACCAAGGTGCAGCTGGGTTCCAAGCTGACCAAGGGCCGCGGTGCAGGTGCGGACCCGGAGATCGGCCAGCGCGCTGCCGAGGAGAGCAAGGACGAGATCGCAAATGCACTCAAGGGCTCTCAGATGGTCTTTATCACTGCCGGTATGGGCGGCGGCACCGGCACCGGTGCGGCTCCCGTTGTGGCCGAGGTTGCCCATGATCTGGGCATCCTGACCGTGGGCATCGTCACCAAGCCCTTCTCCTTTGAGGGCAAGCGCAAGATGGGTCTGGCAGAGCAGGGCATTGCAAACCTGCTCATGCATGTGGACAGCCTGATCGTCATCCCCAATGAGCGACTGAAGATGATCAGTCAGGAAAAGATCACCCTGATGAACGCCTTCCAGGCAGCAGACAACGTGCTGCGTCAGGGTGTTGAGTCCATCTCTGCTCTGATCAATGTGCCCGCCTTCATCAATCTGGACTTCGCCGATGTGCGCTCCATCATGAAGGATGCCGGTTATGCACACATGGGCGTGGGCAGCGCAAAGGGCGCAGGCAAGGCCGAGAACGCCGCCAAGGCTGCCATTTCCTCTCCGCTGCTGGAGACCAGCATTGCCGGTGCACACGGCGTGATCATCAACATCACTTCCAGCCCGGATATCGGTCTGGAGGATGTGGAGACCGCAGCAGGCCTCATTACCCAGAGCGCACATCCGGATGCGAACATCATCTGGGGTACTGCGTTCGATGAGAACCTCTCGGACGAGATGCGCGTGACCGTTGTTGCCACCGGTTTTGACAACAAGAGCGCAAACGACCTGCGCAGCAGCATCAGCAATGCCATGGGCGGCGCACAGTCCACCCCGTCTGCAGTGTTCAGCAGCGAGGCTGCAGCGCAGGAACCTTCTGCCGCAGCACCGGCTGCTTCCGCTGCTGCAAAGCCGGTGGAAGAGGATAACAGCGACAATGGCTATTACGATCAGCTGATGGCCATGCTGAACAAGCGCAGATAA
- a CDS encoding hydrolase has translation MGDREEFLQIWKQHVTRPGSEKLLDWLDHKTDFFTAPASTRFHGACEGGLCMHSLNVYHALHDTFFAEGDNEESFAICALLHDLCKANYYKPGTRNVKNEATGQWEKVPSYSVEDLFPYGHGEKSVFLIERFMKLRVEEAVAIRWHMGGFDDAARGGCFAISEAYDKYPLAVKLHIADLEATYLMEHRTSAVR, from the coding sequence ATGGGCGACCGCGAAGAGTTTTTGCAGATCTGGAAGCAGCACGTCACCCGCCCCGGCAGCGAAAAGCTGCTGGACTGGCTGGACCACAAGACGGATTTCTTCACGGCACCGGCATCCACCCGGTTCCACGGTGCCTGTGAGGGCGGGCTGTGCATGCACAGCCTGAACGTCTATCACGCGCTGCACGACACCTTTTTTGCCGAGGGCGACAACGAGGAGAGCTTTGCCATCTGTGCACTGCTGCACGACCTGTGCAAGGCCAACTACTACAAGCCCGGCACCCGCAACGTAAAAAACGAAGCCACCGGCCAGTGGGAAAAGGTGCCCAGCTACAGCGTGGAGGATCTGTTCCCCTACGGCCACGGCGAAAAGAGCGTATTCCTCATTGAGCGGTTCATGAAGCTGCGGGTCGAGGAGGCTGTTGCCATCCGCTGGCACATGGGCGGCTTTGACGATGCGGCCCGGGGCGGCTGCTTTGCCATCTCGGAAGCCTACGACAAGTATCCCCTTGCCGTCAAGCTGCACATCGCTGATCTGGAAGCCACCTATCTGATGGAGCACCGCACCAGCGCGGTGCGCTGA
- a CDS encoding YdbC family protein: MAEIKYEVVQRIAVLSERPRGWERQLNLISWNDGEPKYDIRDWSPDGTRMGKGISLSHDEMAILKGLLDELEL, from the coding sequence ATGGCAGAGATCAAATACGAAGTAGTTCAGCGCATTGCAGTGCTCTCGGAGCGTCCCCGCGGCTGGGAGCGTCAGCTGAACCTCATCAGCTGGAACGACGGCGAGCCCAAATACGACATCCGCGACTGGTCCCCGGACGGCACCCGCATGGGCAAGGGCATTTCCCTGAGCCATGACGAAATGGCCATCCTCAAGGGCCTGCTGGACGAGCTGGAGCTGTGA